Proteins encoded together in one Maricaulis maris window:
- the hemW gene encoding radical SAM family heme chaperone HemW, whose product MTVAPRTSLGEALGLYLHWPYCSRICPYCDFNVYRARGDDDALLAAILSDMTDWREKSGARSLASLHFGGGTPSLMRPDWIGRVIETADRLWGLAEDAEIGLEANPGDQARFAGIAAAGVQRLSLGVQSFDDAVLATLGRDHDGDQSLAAIDTALAAFPRVSVDMIYAQSGQDVAAWSAELKRALASGAGHVSAYQLTIEPGTAFGKRTERGETLAVDGDSAADLYEATQDLCDAAGFPAYEVSNHARTPADRSVHNRIYWEGGDWIGVGPGAHGRLGRATAGGRVATTACRRPGAYIDAVSATGSGLSAEDTETLSPLDDMIERAFLGLRVIDGLDLRHLESATGLQPDKAAVERMIDDGFLVRAGTRIALTSAGRLLADRVTREILP is encoded by the coding sequence GTGACCGTCGCGCCCCGCACATCACTCGGCGAGGCGTTGGGACTCTATCTGCACTGGCCGTATTGCAGTCGCATCTGTCCCTATTGCGATTTCAACGTCTATCGCGCCCGGGGCGATGACGACGCCCTGCTCGCGGCGATCCTGTCGGACATGACGGACTGGCGGGAAAAGAGCGGCGCGCGATCCCTGGCCAGCCTCCATTTCGGCGGCGGCACGCCGTCGCTCATGCGCCCGGACTGGATCGGTCGGGTGATCGAGACCGCAGACCGACTCTGGGGGTTGGCAGAGGACGCCGAGATCGGGCTGGAAGCCAATCCGGGTGATCAGGCGCGGTTTGCCGGGATCGCAGCGGCCGGCGTTCAACGCCTCTCTCTCGGCGTGCAGAGCTTCGATGATGCTGTGCTGGCAACGCTGGGGCGTGATCATGACGGTGATCAGTCCCTCGCGGCGATCGATACCGCGCTGGCGGCTTTCCCTCGTGTCTCGGTGGACATGATCTACGCCCAGTCCGGTCAGGACGTCGCGGCCTGGTCGGCAGAGCTGAAGCGGGCCCTGGCCTCCGGCGCCGGCCATGTCTCGGCCTACCAGCTGACCATTGAGCCGGGCACGGCTTTTGGAAAGCGGACCGAGCGAGGTGAGACCCTCGCTGTTGATGGCGACAGTGCTGCGGACCTTTATGAGGCGACCCAGGACTTGTGCGATGCTGCCGGTTTTCCGGCCTATGAAGTCTCCAATCACGCCCGCACACCTGCAGACCGGTCGGTCCACAACCGGATCTATTGGGAAGGCGGTGACTGGATCGGGGTTGGCCCGGGCGCGCATGGACGGTTGGGCCGTGCCACCGCTGGCGGACGTGTCGCCACTACGGCCTGCCGTCGACCCGGCGCCTATATTGATGCGGTATCGGCTACAGGGTCGGGCCTGTCGGCAGAGGACACCGAAACGCTGTCGCCGCTCGACGACATGATCGAGCGCGCCTTTCTTGGCCTTCGCGTCATCGACGGGCTCGACCTTCGCCATCTCGAGTCGGCCACGGGCCTGCAGCCCGACAAGGCTGCGGTGGAGCGCATGATTGACGACGGTTTTCTTGTCCGTGCGGGAACGCGGATTGCCTTGACCAGCGCCGGTCGGCTCCTCGCCGACCGGGTGACCCGGGAAATCCTGCCCTGA
- a CDS encoding penicillin-binding protein activator, giving the protein MLSVFYSRIAPSIDTLAQSRALRCLAVISLVGTLAACGTTAPPPSLPVVTPPEPVIETPVVETPEPVEELVATGLVPPHMADRELARVAILLPFSADNSSARSEALRLLHSAELALFERGSGNLLMIPKDTQGTPQGARDAAQAAVEDGADIIIGPLFGPAVTAASQVARQAGIPIIAFTTDTTVAGDGVYLMSFPPEIEVARIVEYATRQGVERFAYLGPQNRYGMAVYSALQDNAALTGGSVAAESFYTGDVEAMARASARLAEGVFEPLTPEEADELRRETWVPDPEAPFQAVILPEGGTRLRALGPLLISQAVDPLVVRFLGTGLWNDPDLLREPALLGGWFAGPDLDARTAFETAYRASYGNDPSRIASLAYDAMSLAAHLDGGERGFSREAIEEDQGFMGADGLFRFRESGLIERGLAIYEMRSRGLREIEPAPLTFEPVDAF; this is encoded by the coding sequence ATGCTTTCAGTCTTCTATTCACGCATTGCTCCGTCGATCGACACATTGGCACAAAGCCGGGCGCTGCGCTGCCTCGCTGTCATCTCGCTGGTCGGGACGCTGGCCGCCTGTGGAACAACCGCGCCGCCGCCCAGCCTGCCCGTTGTCACGCCGCCGGAGCCGGTGATTGAAACGCCGGTGGTCGAGACACCCGAGCCGGTCGAAGAGCTGGTCGCGACAGGCCTGGTTCCGCCCCACATGGCAGATCGCGAGCTGGCGCGGGTTGCCATTTTGCTGCCCTTCTCGGCCGACAATTCAAGTGCTCGCTCGGAAGCCTTGCGGCTTCTGCACTCGGCCGAGCTGGCGCTGTTCGAGCGCGGCAGCGGCAACCTCCTGATGATCCCGAAGGACACGCAAGGCACGCCGCAGGGCGCCCGTGACGCGGCTCAGGCCGCAGTCGAGGATGGTGCAGACATCATCATCGGCCCGCTCTTCGGACCTGCCGTCACGGCCGCCAGCCAGGTCGCCCGCCAGGCCGGAATCCCGATCATTGCCTTCACAACCGATACGACGGTGGCTGGCGATGGCGTCTATCTGATGAGCTTCCCGCCCGAAATCGAAGTGGCCCGGATCGTCGAATATGCAACCCGCCAGGGCGTCGAGCGCTTTGCCTATCTGGGACCGCAGAACCGCTACGGCATGGCTGTGTACTCGGCCCTTCAGGACAATGCCGCCCTCACCGGCGGCTCGGTCGCCGCCGAAAGCTTCTACACCGGCGACGTGGAAGCCATGGCCCGCGCCTCGGCGCGCCTCGCCGAGGGTGTTTTCGAGCCCCTGACGCCCGAAGAGGCCGACGAACTGCGCCGCGAGACCTGGGTCCCGGATCCTGAAGCGCCATTCCAGGCGGTCATCCTGCCTGAGGGCGGCACACGCCTGCGGGCACTTGGACCGTTGCTGATTTCCCAGGCTGTCGATCCGCTGGTCGTACGCTTCCTCGGCACCGGCCTGTGGAACGATCCCGACCTGCTGCGCGAGCCCGCCCTTCTGGGTGGCTGGTTCGCCGGCCCCGACCTTGATGCCCGGACGGCCTTCGAAACCGCCTATCGGGCGAGCTATGGCAATGACCCGTCCCGCATTGCCAGCCTGGCTTATGACGCAATGAGTCTGGCCGCCCATCTGGATGGCGGCGAACGTGGCTTCAGCCGTGAGGCAATCGAGGAAGACCAGGGCTTCATGGGCGCTGATGGCCTGTTCCGCTTCCGCGAGAGCGGGCTCATCGAGCGTGGCCTGGCGATCTACGAAATGCGCTCACGCGGCCTGCGCGAAATCGAGCCGGCACCGCTGACATTCGAGCCCGTGGACGCCTTCTAG
- the rsmI gene encoding 16S rRNA (cytidine(1402)-2'-O)-methyltransferase: MTETSREILAEAIRHGRKGQALGPGLYLVSTPIGNLRDITLRALDVLAQADRVLAEDTRVTRRLLDAYGLKVELTAYHDHNGERVRPGILADLAAGARVALVSDAGTPLVSDPGYKLARDAIAADIPVIAIPGASAVLAALAIAGLPTDCFTFAGFPPQKTGPREAWLEPFRHIPGSLVFYEGVSRLPAMMASLHKILGDRSAAVCRELTKMHEEARRGSLAELAAHYAEAGPPRGEVVIVVGPPAADDWDVGRIDAALRAALEDMRVKEAASHVAEASGWPRRDVYARALSLKGGDKAP, from the coding sequence ATGACGGAAACATCCCGGGAAATTCTAGCCGAAGCTATCCGCCACGGCCGCAAGGGGCAAGCACTCGGGCCGGGCCTTTATCTGGTTTCCACCCCTATCGGCAATCTGCGGGACATTACCTTGCGCGCGCTCGACGTTCTCGCCCAGGCCGATCGCGTCCTTGCGGAGGATACGAGGGTCACCCGCCGCCTTCTGGATGCTTACGGCCTGAAGGTCGAATTGACGGCCTATCATGATCACAATGGCGAGCGCGTCCGGCCCGGCATTCTGGCCGACCTCGCCGCAGGCGCCCGGGTTGCCCTGGTCTCCGATGCCGGGACCCCGCTGGTGTCGGACCCGGGTTACAAGCTGGCCCGCGATGCCATCGCCGCCGATATTCCTGTGATCGCCATACCTGGCGCCTCGGCTGTGCTGGCAGCCCTCGCCATCGCCGGCCTGCCAACCGACTGCTTCACCTTTGCCGGCTTTCCGCCGCAGAAAACCGGCCCGCGAGAGGCCTGGCTCGAGCCCTTCCGCCATATTCCGGGGAGTCTCGTTTTCTATGAAGGCGTCTCTCGCCTGCCGGCGATGATGGCCAGCCTGCACAAGATACTCGGGGACCGTTCTGCCGCGGTTTGCCGCGAGCTGACCAAGATGCACGAGGAGGCTCGCCGCGGCTCCCTGGCGGAACTGGCTGCGCACTATGCCGAGGCCGGCCCGCCGCGGGGCGAGGTGGTGATTGTGGTCGGGCCGCCCGCCGCTGACGACTGGGATGTCGGACGGATCGATGCAGCCCTGCGGGCAGCGCTCGAGGACATGCGGGTCAAGGAAGCCGCCAGCCACGTCGCCGAGGCGTCCGGCTGGCCACGCCGCGATGTCTACGCTCGCGCGCTTTCCCTGAAAGGCGGAGACAAGGCGCCGTGA
- a CDS encoding YraN family protein, with amino-acid sequence MTRARRQAEARGRWAEWLAIAWLTLKGYRVLDHRARTAAGEIDLVARRGEYLVFIEVKARSTIEGALDSIGPRQRGRITRAASIWRASRPALHDLHLRYDLVLVVPGRWPQHRRAAWIPGDRARDLL; translated from the coding sequence GTGACCCGGGCGCGGCGGCAGGCCGAGGCCCGCGGTCGCTGGGCCGAGTGGCTGGCCATCGCCTGGCTAACCCTGAAGGGTTATCGCGTGCTCGACCATCGGGCCCGAACGGCCGCCGGAGAGATTGACCTGGTCGCGCGGCGCGGGGAGTACCTGGTTTTCATCGAGGTCAAGGCGAGGTCGACCATCGAGGGGGCGCTCGACTCCATCGGTCCGCGTCAACGTGGCCGGATTACCCGGGCTGCGTCGATCTGGCGGGCCTCGCGACCCGCCCTGCACGACCTGCACTTGCGCTATGACCTGGTTCTGGTGGTCCCGGGGCGCTGGCCGCAGCACCGTCGTGCCGCGTGGATCCCCGGCGACCGTGCGCGCGACCTGCTCTGA
- a CDS encoding BON domain-containing protein: MADRLSSLSTALLVSCAALIPAACNTVGSVQEERSIGRQLDDTNASVSIKSAMLRSEGFAMNGVDVEVTEGIALLTGRVPREDDRLMAECLAWSSVAVRNVANEIEIGGDPGFRDRTRDAEITARVNGRLISDRAVRSINFNVETHNGRVYLLGVARNRGELERASAHASLVEGVWDVVSYVRISGVPTNLPARGERRAEACAGEANPGVDSGSGSPNSGPQLLGGPETR; encoded by the coding sequence ATGGCCGACCGTCTTTCCTCTCTCTCAACGGCATTGCTGGTCAGCTGCGCCGCACTGATACCCGCGGCCTGCAATACGGTCGGCTCGGTGCAGGAGGAACGCTCCATCGGTCGTCAGCTTGACGACACCAATGCCTCCGTCTCGATCAAGTCGGCGATGCTGCGCTCCGAAGGCTTTGCGATGAATGGTGTCGACGTCGAGGTCACCGAAGGGATCGCCTTGCTGACGGGCCGGGTTCCGCGGGAGGATGATCGGCTGATGGCGGAATGCCTCGCCTGGTCGTCCGTCGCCGTCCGCAATGTTGCCAACGAAATCGAGATCGGAGGCGATCCCGGATTTCGCGACCGGACCCGCGACGCCGAAATCACGGCCCGGGTAAATGGTCGCCTGATTTCTGACCGCGCCGTGCGATCCATCAATTTCAACGTCGAAACGCACAATGGACGCGTCTATCTGCTCGGCGTCGCGCGCAATCGCGGTGAACTCGAACGCGCCAGCGCGCATGCCAGCCTGGTCGAGGGCGTCTGGGATGTCGTCTCCTATGTGCGTATCTCCGGCGTTCCGACCAATCTCCCGGCTCGCGGTGAGCGACGGGCAGAAGCGTGTGCGGGCGAGGCCAATCCCGGGGTTGATTCCGGCAGCGGGTCCCCTAACTCCGGTCCGCAATTGCTGGGTGGACCGGAGACACGATGA
- the gshB gene encoding glutathione synthase, giving the protein MTWRVAVQMDPIETVNVDADTTFALMEEAQARGAELFVYHPDQLAWQEGRILARARPVRVRHVQGEHAELGEERVLDLATDIDVVLMRQDPPFDMAYQTAAHLLEMLKGKTLVLNDPFWVRSSPEKILPLLYPDIIPPTLITRDLVALTGFRDRHEDIIIKPLYGNGGAGVFRLKPGDGNFSALLETFFAQSREPVIAQAFLPAVTAGDKRILIIDGEPVGAINRVPQTGQTRSNMHVGGVAEPSDLTDSDIRICDAIRPVLVERDLVLVGIDVIGDRLTEINVTSPTGVQELKRFSGVDACAAFWDAVARRIGE; this is encoded by the coding sequence ATGACATGGCGCGTTGCGGTCCAGATGGACCCGATCGAGACGGTGAATGTTGATGCCGACACAACCTTCGCCCTGATGGAAGAGGCGCAGGCGCGCGGCGCCGAGTTGTTTGTCTATCATCCGGACCAGCTGGCCTGGCAGGAAGGCCGCATTCTTGCGCGCGCGAGACCGGTCAGGGTTCGGCATGTCCAGGGCGAACACGCCGAGCTCGGCGAGGAGCGCGTGCTCGACCTGGCGACCGACATCGACGTTGTCCTGATGCGTCAGGACCCACCGTTCGACATGGCCTATCAGACTGCGGCCCATCTGCTGGAAATGCTGAAGGGCAAAACACTCGTGCTTAACGATCCCTTCTGGGTCCGCTCAAGCCCGGAAAAAATCCTGCCGCTGCTCTACCCGGATATCATTCCGCCCACGCTGATCACGCGTGACCTGGTGGCGCTGACCGGATTCCGGGACCGTCACGAGGACATCATCATCAAGCCGCTCTACGGCAATGGCGGCGCCGGCGTGTTTCGTCTCAAGCCCGGTGACGGCAATTTTTCGGCCCTGCTGGAAACCTTCTTCGCCCAGTCCCGGGAGCCGGTCATTGCCCAGGCTTTCCTGCCGGCGGTCACGGCCGGCGACAAGCGGATCCTCATCATTGATGGCGAGCCGGTCGGTGCGATCAACCGGGTTCCGCAAACCGGCCAGACGCGGTCCAACATGCATGTGGGCGGTGTGGCCGAGCCGTCCGATCTGACCGATAGCGATATTCGCATTTGTGACGCGATCCGGCCCGTGCTGGTCGAGCGCGATCTGGTGCTGGTCGGGATTGATGTGATCGGCGACCGTCTGACCGAAATCAATGTCACCTCACCGACCGGCGTCCAGGAGTTAAAGCGGTTCTCGGGCGTCGATGCCTGTGCGGCATTCTGGGATGCCGTGGCCCGCCGCATCGGCGAATAA
- a CDS encoding YifB family Mg chelatase-like AAA ATPase: MAARTASVAFHGAEARLVDVQVQVAGGSQPIFSIVGLADKAVAESRERVRAAFSALGLSLPSKRLIVNLAPADQPKEGAHFDLPIAIGVLAELDILPKDVAEDYLAFGELGADARIRAAPGALPAAVAAHAAGRALICPEASGPEAAWAGGDLAILAPATLIQLINHFKGSQVLDRPAPGELVEAGPDTDLRQVKGQESAKRALEIAAAGHHNLLMVGPPGSGKSMLAERLPGLLPPLTAPELLDVSMIHSVAGLLERGRLTRNRPFRAPHHSASMAAMVGGGSRARPGEASLAHHGVLFLDELPEFHPQVLDSLRQPLETGSITVARANAHIAYPARFQLVAAMNPCRCGGGNGEGATCRRGARCATDYQARISGPMLDRIDLQIQVPPVTPADLALPAPVEGTAEAAGRVAKARDAQIERGSLNAHLPTDHLDHVAAPDRAGEALLQEAALQQSLTARSYHRILRVARTIADLDGQDAVRRIHIAEALSCRRGLRAATPIDPVSRKAVR; this comes from the coding sequence GTGGCAGCGAGAACAGCTTCGGTCGCCTTCCATGGAGCAGAAGCTCGCCTCGTGGATGTACAGGTTCAGGTTGCAGGGGGGTCGCAGCCGATTTTTTCCATTGTCGGGTTGGCCGACAAGGCTGTCGCCGAAAGCCGCGAGCGGGTCCGGGCCGCCTTCTCGGCTCTGGGGCTGTCCCTGCCGTCAAAGCGCCTGATTGTGAACCTCGCCCCCGCCGACCAACCCAAGGAAGGGGCCCATTTCGATCTGCCCATCGCAATTGGGGTTCTGGCCGAGCTGGATATCTTGCCGAAGGACGTGGCCGAGGACTATCTGGCCTTCGGGGAATTGGGCGCGGATGCCCGCATCCGGGCCGCACCGGGTGCCCTGCCGGCCGCTGTGGCAGCCCATGCCGCAGGTCGCGCGCTGATCTGTCCGGAAGCCAGTGGGCCTGAAGCGGCATGGGCCGGGGGTGATCTCGCCATCCTGGCGCCGGCCACGTTGATCCAGTTGATCAATCATTTCAAAGGGAGTCAGGTGCTGGACCGCCCTGCGCCCGGCGAGCTGGTCGAGGCCGGACCCGATACCGACCTGCGCCAGGTCAAGGGGCAGGAAAGTGCCAAGCGGGCGCTGGAAATCGCGGCCGCCGGACATCACAACCTGCTTATGGTGGGTCCGCCAGGTTCCGGCAAGTCGATGCTGGCCGAGCGTTTGCCCGGCCTGCTGCCGCCGCTGACGGCGCCGGAACTCCTCGATGTCTCGATGATTCACTCGGTCGCCGGGCTGCTCGAACGCGGTCGCCTGACCCGCAACCGGCCCTTTCGTGCGCCTCATCACTCGGCCTCAATGGCGGCCATGGTCGGCGGCGGTAGTCGGGCCCGACCGGGCGAGGCGTCTCTGGCCCATCACGGCGTTCTTTTTCTGGACGAACTGCCTGAATTCCATCCGCAGGTGCTCGACAGTCTGCGTCAACCGCTGGAAACCGGCTCGATAACCGTCGCGCGGGCCAATGCCCACATCGCTTACCCGGCTCGGTTCCAGCTGGTGGCCGCGATGAATCCCTGTCGCTGTGGTGGCGGGAATGGCGAAGGCGCGACATGCCGCCGTGGCGCGCGCTGCGCGACGGATTATCAGGCCCGGATATCGGGGCCGATGCTGGATCGGATCGATCTGCAAATCCAGGTACCACCGGTCACGCCGGCCGACCTCGCCTTGCCGGCGCCGGTCGAGGGCACAGCGGAGGCGGCCGGGCGCGTGGCCAAGGCCCGGGATGCCCAGATCGAGCGCGGTAGTCTGAATGCCCATTTGCCGACGGATCATCTCGACCATGTGGCCGCGCCGGACCGCGCCGGGGAAGCCCTGCTCCAGGAGGCGGCGTTGCAGCAATCGCTGACGGCCCGGTCTTATCACCGCATCTTGCGTGTGGCCCGCACCATTGCCGACCTTGATGGACAGGACGCGGTCCGCCGCATCCATATCGCCGAAGCCTTGTCTTGTCGTCGGGGCCTTCGGGCCGCCACGCCGATCGATCCGGTGTCGCGAAAAGCAGTTCGCTGA
- a CDS encoding ATP-binding protein: MAEEPGDRRTAGKVPDLVFVRDAPVCASDHSRPASSAPVAGAQSKAPASATRLPDGPSPDEASDVPPPPNPFSSGLDTLLLTALDAAGELILVRGAGGRVMYVNAAFLVAFGGHRGDWVGRWFSVAPPVSAQDSRRYEMLMRTRAGAIWIEWDERLLPDGAGVISVGRDVTSRRAAHEDLEASQRAKSLFFAAVTHELRTPLAGALGVSRLLEATPLKPDQADYVRSIAASADHALAMVDDILDLSRLEAGRLELRPERVDIADLVRETVELAAPRAQEKGLEIGVVHALGAPQQISGDAARLKQILYNLIGNAVKFTANGGVRIDIANAPDSEGRDRLALSVSDTGPGISEADQESLFEHFERGAAEREGAESGAGLGLAMVRRLAEAMNSAMGVESRLGHGARFWLIFDLPVLVLRQDTPLADREVALASDNPVLRESLRDQLEALGASVTVLEGPRDLSASTGAELLCDADWALTAPAARIWQMVTPAEKAQRSDLVASVTENWFVKPVRAATLVSQLTRSQGPDRGVLNREPRPAVARFQPDLSGLHLLVAEDDPVNALIARKSLEGLGVRVTPVERGDAALEALSSQHFDAALLDQRMPGLDGPDVARAAREAGCGLPLIALTANDSEADRKLCLGAGMDEFLTKPLDADRLADILTRLCRPGNRASMG; this comes from the coding sequence ATGGCTGAAGAGCCGGGAGATCGCCGCACTGCGGGCAAGGTGCCGGACCTCGTGTTCGTGCGCGACGCACCGGTGTGCGCTTCCGATCACTCGCGCCCGGCTTCCAGCGCGCCTGTTGCGGGGGCGCAAAGCAAGGCTCCGGCTTCCGCAACGCGCCTGCCCGACGGGCCATCGCCTGACGAAGCGTCAGATGTCCCGCCCCCGCCCAACCCGTTCTCCTCCGGCCTCGACACCCTGCTCCTCACCGCGCTTGATGCCGCGGGAGAGTTGATCCTGGTTCGCGGTGCCGGCGGGCGGGTCATGTATGTCAACGCCGCTTTCCTGGTCGCCTTTGGCGGACACCGCGGCGACTGGGTCGGGCGCTGGTTTTCGGTCGCTCCGCCGGTCAGCGCGCAGGACTCGCGCCGTTATGAAATGCTGATGCGCACGCGGGCCGGCGCGATCTGGATCGAGTGGGACGAACGTCTCCTGCCGGACGGTGCCGGCGTCATATCCGTGGGTCGCGATGTCACCAGCCGCCGCGCCGCCCATGAAGACCTTGAAGCCTCGCAGCGCGCCAAGTCACTCTTCTTTGCTGCCGTCACCCATGAACTTCGAACACCCCTGGCGGGAGCCCTTGGGGTCTCCCGCTTGCTGGAAGCGACGCCGCTGAAACCCGACCAGGCCGATTATGTGCGGTCGATCGCAGCATCGGCAGACCATGCCCTCGCCATGGTGGATGACATTCTCGACCTCTCGCGTCTCGAGGCCGGGCGGCTCGAGCTGAGACCGGAGCGCGTCGACATCGCAGATCTGGTCCGCGAAACAGTCGAACTTGCCGCCCCGCGCGCCCAGGAGAAGGGGCTGGAAATCGGTGTCGTTCATGCCCTCGGCGCACCGCAGCAGATCAGCGGCGATGCCGCGCGCCTGAAGCAGATTCTCTACAACCTCATCGGCAATGCCGTAAAATTCACGGCGAACGGGGGGGTCCGGATCGATATCGCCAACGCGCCGGACAGTGAAGGTCGCGACCGGCTGGCCCTGTCTGTCAGTGATACCGGACCCGGTATCTCCGAGGCCGACCAGGAAAGCCTGTTTGAGCATTTCGAGCGCGGCGCAGCGGAACGTGAGGGCGCCGAAAGCGGCGCCGGCCTGGGTCTGGCCATGGTCCGGCGGCTCGCCGAGGCGATGAATAGCGCGATGGGAGTGGAAAGCCGCCTTGGACACGGGGCCCGGTTCTGGCTGATCTTCGATTTGCCGGTGCTTGTCCTGCGTCAGGATACGCCGCTGGCAGACCGAGAAGTCGCGCTTGCCTCCGATAATCCTGTTCTTCGGGAAAGCCTGCGCGATCAGCTCGAGGCTTTGGGTGCCAGCGTTACAGTCCTTGAGGGCCCCCGCGATTTGTCGGCCTCGACGGGCGCCGAGCTTCTGTGTGATGCCGATTGGGCCCTCACCGCGCCGGCAGCGCGGATCTGGCAAATGGTGACCCCGGCAGAAAAAGCACAGCGCTCGGACCTTGTCGCCAGTGTTACGGAGAACTGGTTTGTCAAACCGGTTCGCGCGGCCACCCTTGTCTCGCAGCTGACCCGATCCCAAGGCCCGGATCGCGGTGTATTGAACCGGGAACCGAGGCCCGCGGTCGCCCGTTTTCAGCCTGACCTGTCCGGACTTCATCTCCTGGTCGCCGAGGACGACCCGGTCAATGCGCTGATTGCCCGCAAATCGCTTGAGGGCCTCGGGGTTCGGGTTACACCGGTGGAACGCGGTGATGCCGCATTGGAAGCGCTTTCCTCGCAGCATTTTGACGCAGCCCTGCTTGATCAGCGCATGCCGGGACTGGATGGGCCGGACGTGGCACGGGCGGCCCGGGAGGCCGGGTGTGGCCTGCCGTTGATCGCCCTGACGGCCAATGATTCCGAGGCCGACCGAAAACTGTGCCTTGGTGCCGGCATGGATGAATTCCTGACCAAGCCCCTCGACGCCGACCGCCTTGCCGACATCCTCACCCGCTTGTGCCGCCCCGGAAACCGCGCCAGCATGGGCTGA
- a CDS encoding AmpG family muropeptide MFS transporter — MAELAAPARKTWGQTLAAYKRPIMIAMLVLGFASGLPLMMVFSKLSFWLRDAGIERSTIGFFYWVTISYTLKPLWSPVVDRVPVPFLTAALGKRRSWMIVAIIGTMLGLALIAFTDPANGLLVTALGAFILSYSGATLDISIDAWRIESAPRDDQANMAAAYVLGYRGAIMFSGFGLAISEWTNWTVSFLVMAATMGACAVLILFMKEPHHAYREPDTQSFGKRVADSIVEPFKQFWDRLGHWIVPVFLLVAFYRLSDFTMGVMASPLYSDIGFSRAVVGGIQSGPGVIATISGGFLGGLIAYRFGVLRAMVVGAVITFATNAAFAYLAAIGNSESIGLLAVVISADNVAAGFVGTAFIAYLSSLTDPLNAATQYALLSSIYALICKFIAGFSGVMADAMGYVGFFLVTASYALPMAGLIIYIMTKGTDAARGIRDLEKQADT, encoded by the coding sequence ATGGCGGAATTGGCAGCACCGGCCCGCAAGACATGGGGTCAGACCCTCGCCGCCTACAAGCGCCCGATCATGATCGCCATGCTGGTGCTTGGATTTGCATCCGGCCTTCCCCTGATGATGGTCTTTTCCAAGCTCAGTTTCTGGCTGCGCGATGCCGGAATTGAGCGATCGACGATCGGCTTTTTCTACTGGGTGACGATCTCCTACACGCTGAAGCCGCTATGGTCGCCTGTCGTGGATCGCGTTCCGGTGCCCTTCTTGACAGCGGCGCTGGGCAAGCGGCGGTCGTGGATGATCGTGGCGATTATCGGGACCATGCTCGGCTTGGCATTGATTGCCTTCACCGACCCCGCGAATGGCCTGCTTGTCACGGCGCTGGGGGCATTCATCCTGTCCTATTCCGGCGCGACCCTCGACATTTCGATCGATGCTTGGCGGATCGAGTCAGCGCCCCGCGATGATCAGGCAAACATGGCCGCAGCCTATGTGCTCGGGTATCGGGGCGCCATCATGTTCTCCGGCTTCGGCCTCGCGATCTCGGAGTGGACCAATTGGACGGTGTCCTTCCTGGTGATGGCCGCGACCATGGGCGCCTGTGCGGTTCTCATCCTGTTCATGAAAGAACCCCACCACGCTTATCGCGAGCCAGACACCCAGAGCTTCGGCAAGCGGGTCGCTGACTCGATCGTCGAGCCGTTCAAACAATTCTGGGACCGCTTGGGGCACTGGATTGTGCCGGTCTTCCTGCTGGTGGCTTTCTATCGCCTGTCGGACTTCACCATGGGCGTGATGGCCAGCCCGCTCTATTCCGACATTGGCTTCAGCCGGGCCGTTGTTGGCGGTATCCAGAGCGGTCCCGGCGTGATCGCGACGATTTCCGGTGGCTTCCTCGGTGGCTTGATCGCCTACCGTTTCGGCGTCTTGCGCGCGATGGTGGTTGGCGCGGTCATCACCTTTGCGACGAATGCCGCATTTGCCTATCTGGCGGCGATCGGAAATTCGGAGAGTATTGGCCTGTTAGCCGTCGTCATCAGCGCCGACAATGTCGCCGCGGGCTTTGTCGGTACCGCGTTCATTGCTTATCTCTCTTCGCTGACGGATCCGCTGAACGCGGCGACGCAGTACGCGCTTCTGTCTTCGATCTACGCCTTGATCTGCAAGTTCATCGCGGGTTTCTCAGGCGTCATGGCAGATGCCATGGGCTATGTCGGCTTTTTCCTGGTCACGGCGAGCTATGCCCTGCCTATGGCCGGTCTGATTATCTACATCATGACGAAGGGCACGGATGCCGCTCGTGGTATTCGAGACCTCGAAAAGCAAGCGGACACCTAG